The Arachis duranensis cultivar V14167 chromosome 2, aradu.V14167.gnm2.J7QH, whole genome shotgun sequence genome has a window encoding:
- the LOC107475369 gene encoding dirigent protein 22-like translates to MIAQKNLITLFLFLIIFTSSATFLDNSIEPKSLNLHKEQTLSHFRFYWQEKFSGPKATSIEIVSPVPKYNTTAKFGSIRAIDIALTIGPNMSSKVVGRAQGVYVSASETEIDLLMIENIVFYEGRYHGSSITAMGRNPIFSKVVRELDVVGGSGHFRFAKGYAELRTISSDPKTLDTAVQYDVYVYHY, encoded by the coding sequence ATGATCGCCCAAAAGAACCTCATCACCCTCTTCTTATTCCTTATCATCTTCACTTCTTCAGCCACCTTTCTTGACAACTCCATAGAACCCAAATCACTTAACCTACACAAAGAACAAACCTTATCCCACTTCAGATTCTATTGGCAAGAGAAATTTTCAGGACCAAAAGCAACATCAATCGAAATAGTTTCACCAGTTCCAAAATACAACACCACCGCAAAATTTGGTTCAATTAGAGCCATAGACATAGCTTTGACCATAGGACCGAATATGAGCTCCAAGGTTGTTGGAAGAGCTCAGGGTGTCTATGTCTCGGCATCGGAAACCGAGATCGATCTTCTGATGATTGAGAATATTGTGTTCTACGAGGGAAGGTACCATGGAAGCTCCATAACCGCCATGGGAAGGAATCCGATCTTCAGTAAGGTAGTTAGGGAGTTGGATGTTGTTGGTGGCAGCGGGCATTTTAGGTTTGCTAAAGGGTATGCTGAATTGAGGACTATATCTTCGGATCCTAAGACTCTTGATACTGCGGTTCAGTACGATGTTTATGTTTATCATTATTGA